The genome window GTTTAAAGTGCAGGAATGCCACGTCTTTATTTCCTAATTTTTCCACTGCTTCTCGAATAGGCCAGTAAGTTGATCCCCAGCCAATTACCAGGAGCTTGAACTTTTGCTCTTTTTTCAAATTAGGATGACCACTATAGAATAATTCCGGTTTAAATACATCTTCCAGTATTTTATCCATTTTATTCATCCGTTTTTCAACCATAGCCGTTCTGATATCCAGATTTTCAGTGATATGCCCCTCTTCGGTGTGTTCGTCAGAATCAACAATGGCCAATCCAGTACCATGGCCAGGAACGGTACGGGGTGATATGCCGTTTTCAGTGAGTGCATATCTAAGATACTCTGGAGAACTTTCTACCAGGTAGTCTTCCACTTCTAGATTATCCACATCCAAAGAGGGTACATTATAATAAATATCGGCAAAGTACTGGTCAGTTAAAATAAACACCGGTATCTGGTATTTATCAGCCATATTAAATGCCCAGTGGCCCACTTCTAGAGCATCTTCAAAGTTTCCCGGGGCATAAATAATTCGGGGAAATTCGCCAGGGCTGGAATAAAGGGCCAAATCCAGATCTTCCTGGGCAGTACGGGTGGGAAGTCCCACGGCAGGGCCGGGTCTTTGTGCCAGATAAATAACTATAGGAGTTTCAATCATTCCAGATAAGCCCACGGCTTCACTCATGAGGGCAAATCCACTTCCTGAGGTGGCCACTATTGACCGGGCCCCAGCATAAGAAGCACCTAATCCCATATTAATAGCAGCAATCTCATCTTCAGCCTGTTCAAAGATCATGTCAAAATCATGTGCATTTTCAGCAATAAAAACCTGCAGAGGACTGGAAGGAGTCATAGGATAAGAAGACATGAATTTACATCCTCCAGAGATACATCCCAGGCCAACTGCTTCGGTTCCATTTATTAAAAGTTCATCTCTCGTCTGAAGAGTCTTGGAAATATTAATAGAGATTTTTTTTGAATCTAATATGCTTTGTCCCATTACATAACCAGCATTTCCAGCTTTCAAATCATTATCTAATATTTTCTCACCCTTGCGAGCAAACATAGCCGTGATACACTCATCAAAGGCCTCTTTTTCAATTCCCAGTATGCAGGATAGGGCCCCTGCAGCAATTACATTGGAGTAGATGGGACCTCCCAGCTCCCGAGCCTTTTCTAGAAAAGGAACCTTGATTAAATTGTATTTACTACTATCCAGTTCTTTTAAAATACTATCATCGCATATAATCACCGTATCTGGTGATATTCTATTTTCCAGGTGTTTCACAGATTCTTCACTCAAGGCCACCAGGATATCAATCCTATCTACATATGATCTAACTCTTTTGGATGAAGCACGTATCTGGGTGGAGTTTTGCCCCCCTCTAACGCGTGACATATATTCTTTAGTAGAGAATACGTGATAAGCTCCGGCTTTAATGGCCTTAACCATGATGCTTTCTACGGTTTGAATTCCCTGCCCTGCTTCCCCACAGAGAACAATAGAAACGTCTTCATCAATTTTTAAATTAGACATTAGTTCACCTTTTTCCCTTTTTTAATCAATTAAAATGATTTTAATATCAATTTTACTTATTAAATCAATAATAACGATTTAAACAACTGTTTTGTTTTAAAAAAATCCACAGCTTTTTAATCCCCGTTTTTTTAGATATTGCTGGTGATAATCTTCAGCTATATAAAATGTCTTTGCGGGCTCAATAGAGGTTACTATTTTTTTCCCAAATTCACCAGTGGATTGCATTTTTTCTTTGGATTCTTCAGCGTCTATTTTTTGTTGAGAATTTTGATAAAAAATAACTGATCGATACTGTTCCCCCATATCAGGGCCCTGTCTATTTATGGTGGTGGGGTCGTGACTGACCCAGAAGATGTCCAGTAAATCCTGGTAGGAAATTTCCTGGGGATTAAAAAGAACTTCTACTACCTCTACATGATGAGTATTCTTCTGACAAACATCTTCATAGGTGGGATTTTCGGTTATTCCACCCATATACCCCACTGCCGTTGATTTTACTCCATTCAATTTCCTGAAAGTTTCTTCAACTCCCCAGAAACATCCCGCTCCAAAAGTAGCTCTTTCCAGATTTTCTCCTGGCTCAACTTCAGATTTTAAATCTTTCATTATTATTAGCCCCCTTTTCAAAATTTTTCTTACATTAATTACAAATTAATTAGATATTAAAATTCCAATATTACTATTATGTTGGTTAAGGTACAAATTTTTTGAGGAAAAATATTTTTTGAAAATGAAATAATATTACCTATTTTGTTAGTTCCGATTAGGGGTTATGATTAAAAATATATGGATTATTGAACATATAATTAATTAGAAAATAATTTTAAGATGTATATTCTGGTAGGGGCCTTATAATCACTGGATTAAGTTGAAAGTATTTAAGAGGGATATCTATGGAAAAATGTAGTGTGCAGGGACAACTGGTGGATGATAGAGAAAATCCCATCTATGGCGTACAGGTAAAGGCTATTGCTGATTATTCTTCAACTTTTGCAGAGGACCCTGCACTGGGAGATACCCTAACTGATAAAAATGGTAAATTCGAAATCAGTTTCCCTTTAAACCCTGAATTCAAGGAAAATAAGAAAAATAAGATAAAAATAGAATTTCTCATAGATGAAGAGATGATAATGAATATTTCTAATGATATTAATTCTTCAAAATGCATTCCCAATGAAATTATTGACTTGGGTATTATAACCTTTAATAAGGGAAATATTGGAGTTAAAGGGCGAATTATAGATGAAAAAGGAAATCCTATAGTAGGATTACCCGTAATTGCTGAAGATGTTGATTATGGAAAGCTAGAATTAAATGCTCTGGACCTGATTGGGTCTAAGGTTAAATCTTTTATTAGAAATCAAAATATAATTCCTAATGAAGGAGTTTTAGGTAATTCTATGGATTTTATTAAGGATAAATTCCAAGTTTTACTCTTTTTTAGGGATGATTATTTAGGATCCTCAGTTACAGATGAACGTGGTTATTACCGCATTGTATATCCTCAGAAGAAATACAAAGAAATTCTGGACAAGGAACCCGACATAAGAATCATAGTTAAGGACAAATTGGGAGTATTTGAGCTTAGAGAGACTGAAGTTCACCAGAACATAAGCAATACTTTTGAAAATATAGAGGATATTATTATTAACCGGGCTGAGATTGAGGGATGGCAGGTTACCTTAAATACGGATTCCCCCTCCAGAGTTAGTTCCCATAATAATTTTGAGATATTGATTGATAATCATCAGGCCTGGGAAAAGGTGGTGGAAGTAGTAGATGAAGCAAAATCTTATCTTTATTTAACTCAGTTTGTATTTTACCCCGAATTCATCCCTAAGTTTTTTTCATCTGCAATTGATTCACCAAATCCCTCAAATTCATTAAATTCATCGGATTATAAAAGTGATGATACTTTAGCATATAAACTCCTGCAAGCTCAAAAACGGGGAGTTGATGTTAAAATTATTATAAATGAGAATCGAGTCGTCCCGGATAATTACGACGAGTTAATTGATTACTTTAAAGATAGTAATGTGGAGGTAAGAAGATACCCGGCCAAAGGACCTTATTCCATGCACGCCAAGGTTTTAGTTGCTGATGGAGAAAAAGCATTTATAATTGGATCACCATTCACCCAGAGTTACTGGGACACTAGTAAACACGATATTAACGAACCAAGGCGTCTGGAAAAGAATGAAGGCCCTTACCATGATGTTTCCACCTATTTTGAAGGCCCGGTAATTAATCACCTGGAAGAATTTTTCAGGGAACTGTGGAATTATCTATCCGACCTTCATTTTAATGGTGAAAATAAGATAACTGATAATAGATCTTTAAATAAGGAAATCATCCATGACAATACCTCCAAAAAATTACCTGATTTCAATCCACTTTTAAGAGTTGAAAACGAGTCTATACAAATAGTAAGATCTATCACTCCTCAATCTATAAGTGAAAAAGGAGAAACCGGGGTATTGGAGGCTTATCGAAAAGCTATAACTAATGCTGAAGATTACATTTATCTGGAAAACCAGTATTTTACCAATAAATACATCATAGGTGCTTTGAAAAAAGCGGTGGAGCTTAAACCCGACTTACAGATAATTTTATTATTAAACGAAGTTCCGGATGTTCCCACCTACCGCAGTTGGCAGCATTACGGTTTTGAATTTATGGGCCTGGATTTAGAAAAATTAATCATTGAACACCCTCAAATTGGAGTTTTTGCCAAGTGGTCCGGTAAATTCCAAAATGGAAAGAATAAACTTCGTAACTGTTACATTCACAGTAAAGTGGCCATTATAGATGATGTATGGGCCACCATAGGTACTTCTAATCTGGATGGTTCTTCTTTAAGTTTTTCCGAGGAGTTTGGAAGCAGTGAATTATCACAAAATCATCGTAACATGGAAATAAATGCGGTAATGTTTGATTTGGAATCTCCGCGCTCAGTTAAAATTGAAAACTTTAGAAAAATACTGTGGGGAGAGCACTTAGGAATGGATATTACTAATCTGGAAAAACCACAGGATGGATGGCTTGATTTATGGAAAGACAAAGGTTATCATAATATTAGACAGCTAGAAAATGAAGAGATTATTCTCCATGGAGGAATATTACCTTACAGTACTAAGAAAACTCCTAAAGAACAAATTAAAGATCTAGTGGAACAATACAGAAGAATAAAAGGAAGATTCAATCGTTAATTTAAATTAACATTGAATTATTTTACAGATGGGACACATTGGCCTGATTTTAATATTCTTTAATGGATAAATGACGGAATTTATGGTAATTACTTTCCTAGAGACTATTTAAGTTTTCATAGTGAAAATAATTAATAAAATTATAATATGTATTTTATGAGTTTGACCTATTATTCTAACTCATTTGGCTTTATTTACTCCTATTAATGCTCTTTTTAAAAATTAAACATCGTTAATTTGTTAAAATATTATGGTCATTAATATTATATATCTTGTTATACAAAAAAACTGTATAAAATACTTAAATATTCTGAATTATTTCAAACCACATTAAATTCGATTTTTTCAAATTTTCATACAAATTAATTAAAAAAGATATATGGCATTAAAACTTTTAATATCAAAAATTGTTAATATAATATAAATAAAATTTAAGTATATAATGGGAATTATTATATTATTAATAAAAATTTAATTAAGAAATTCTCCACTAATTATCTCATAAATAAATATATAATATTCAAAAATAAATAATTTTTAAACATTTAATTTGTTCAATATTTTAATTTTAGGTGTACTAATGAAAATAGCAGTTCTGGGTCTTGGTGTTGAAGGGAAAAAAGCTGTCAAATCTCTTAAAGTGAGAGATTACAGTGTTTATGCCAGCGACTTAAATAATGAAGTTTCTATGGATGATTTAAAAGAGATTTTAGACGAATCTGAATTTGATTTAGGTTTCCATGACATGGAAAAAATACAATCCGCCGATGCGGTGATTGTCAGCCCTGGTTTGTGGAAAAGTGATCTGGTCAATCAAATAAAGGATTCTAAAAAAACTCTCCCTGATGTTTTACAATCTCACAAATCCATATTTACCATAGGGGTTACTGGAACCAATGGCAAAACCACCACCACCTATATGATAAAGGAAATACTTGAAAAATCAGGTTTAAAGGTTCTGGTGGGTGGAAACGCCGGAGGAGGATTTGAAGGATACTCCGAAGTAGTCCTGCAATCCCATATGGAAGAATACGACGTGATTTTGGTGGAAATCTGTGATATGACTCTTGAATTTTGCGATCACTGTTTTGACATTGATATGGTAGTTCTAACCAACCTGGAACAAGACCACATGGACGTGCATGGCTCTTTAGATAATTATTACCGTAAAATCGATAAATTTCTGGAAGGCAAAAAGGCCATAATGAACAAAAATGATAAAAGCTTACAAAAACTCTCTAAATCCGCCCAATCATGTAATTTTTACGATGAATGCGAAAGTAAGATTCAAGTAGTGGGTAAATTCAATAAATTAAATGCTGGTGCAGCTCAGGCCACTGCCCGGGTCATGAATATTGATGAAAAAATAATAGAAAATGCTTTAGCTGAATTTGATGGAATTGAAGGCCGTATTAAATCTTATTATATAAATGAAAGTGAAATATTTGCGGGTAAAACAGATAATGCCCATGCCACTTCCGTGGTATTAGAAGAGAGGAAGTTCAAGGCAATTTTCCTGGGGACTCCTCGAAAAAATGAAACCTGGAGATTGGATATAATAGATGAAGCTTCTAAAACTCAGCCGGAGGTAATGGTTCTCTTTCCCGGCCTTGAAAATACAATAGATCAAGCACTAAATCGATTAAAATATCTTAATTTTAAAGGGAAAGTATTAACTATAACAGATTTAGATAAATTATTAGAAATAATTATGGAAATGACTCAAACTTATAAATATATATTTATTGGTGGAAATGGCCAGAATAAAATCCTGGAAATTCAAAAAAAGCTTGATGTGCTGGCTAAAGGTTGATTAACGTGATCAAGGATAAAAAAATTCTCGTAGTAGGGGCTGGGAACGCTGGACGCCCTGCAGCTAATCTTTTAAATTATTTAGGTAATTCAGTAAGAGTATCAGACAGTAAAGACTTCAATTCTCTTCCAAAAAAAGCCAAAAATAAGATTAAGGAACTGGAAAAGAAAGGAATTATATTTGAACTGGGAACTCACATATTTGACAGTGTCCTATGGGCCGATGCCATATTCGTATCTCCTAATATACCTGCTGACTCAGATATAAGAAAATTCATTGAAAATTCACGCTTAAAAAAGGATATTAAAGAAATAACAACTTCAGATATTGGGGAAATTCTTAATAATCTTATTAAATTGCCCATGATAGGTATAGCTGGTACGGATGGAAAAACAACCACTACCAATATGATAAATCAGGTCATGGAATCGGAATCCTTTAGAACACTTGTATTCTCCTCATTACAAGACTCACTGGTTATTGAAGGCCTGGTGGACATGGTAGTTAATGAAGAAAATCAAAGTAAGGATTTTGCTATTTTTGAATTACCACATGGAACCATACGCATGGCTCAGGGCTTAGAACTATGTGCTGGAATTGTTACAAACTTAACACCAGACCATATGGATGAATTTAAAAATTATGAGGAATATATTGACCGAAATTTTTCTATAAAAGACCTAATACATTCCCATGGAGTTTTAGTGGCCAATGGAAATGATCCCATTATTAGCCAGCGGTTGGATGAAATTAATACCAAATATATTTTATATGGATTAGGAACTCCCCAAACCGTAAAATTCAATGGAAAAACTTATTCTCCGGCGGACATTGATTTAGATATCCTAGCTAGCGATGTTAAACTTCGAGGACTTGATGGTTCTTCATTTAAGGTGATTAGCAATGCTATTCCCACGGCTATCTGTACCAATTGTGGTGAAATTCTCTGTAAATGTGGAAATTTCCAGAGAAAAATCATAAAACCTTTTAATATCAATATAAACCTCAATGTTCCAGGATTATTTAACATCGAAAATGCCATTTCTACTATGGCCACGGCACTGATCCTTGGCTTTGAATTGGATTACATTAAAAATAAATTAGAGTCTTTCCCGGGTGTTAAAGGACGCTTTGAAAAAATCGATAAGGTGAATGGGGTTAATATTTTCATGGACGCGGCCCACAATCCAGAAAGTATGGAAAAATTATTTGAAGGTCTTAAAGTTCCAGGACGTTTAATTGTAAGTCTGGATAATCCTGATACTCTCACTGTGCGAGATAAATTCAAAATAGGAACTATTCTAGGAAAAAATGCAGATGTAGTGATTGCCAGTGCTAAAAATGAAACCACAGAAATTATTGATATAGAAGCCGCCCAGGAAGTCGCTTCCGGATCCAAGGGTACTGAAACATATCTTACCGAAAATGTGGATAAATCAATTTCTAAAGCATTAGATATTGCCACTGAAGGAGATATAATACTCCATATAGGTCCTGGAGTGGTGAATGCCTACTCCAGTGTTAAAGATAATATTATTAATTCTATTAAAATTTTTAAAGAGTCCAATGGAAAAGTAGTGGTAATTGGTGGCTGTGGAACAGTGGGCAGTTTAATGGCCCGAGTTTTAAAGCACCACGGTGCGGATGTCACTATTTCTGATTCGGCTAATGATACTCCTCTAAGGGATGTTTTTATTTCAGAAGGAATTCACCTGGATTTAGGGGGACATAGTGACGCAGTTATAATGGAAGCAGAAACGATTGTGGTGGCCCCCAGCTTAATGGAAAACCACACGCTTCTAGAAAATATAAGATCCCTATCAGATGCACCAATTATCAGTGTGGATGAAATTTTAAGTTTCTTTAAAGTTGAAAAACCAGTGGTGGGTATCACCGGAACCAATGGAAAAACAACTACCACCCACATGCTAAAAAATATTCTCAAAGTGGCAGGTATGTCAGTTCCGGAACATTTCATGAATATGCAGGGAAACACAGAACTGATACCTGCTTTGCAATCCCGATTAAAAGGAGATGCGGCAGTGGTGGAAATAGGAACCTTTGGCCGGGCTGGTGAAATTAAAAATTCGGCCCTAAACTGTGAAGTTTCATTAGGTGTAATTACTAATATCTCCCGGGATCACCTGAGAGGGGATGATTTTAATGAATATATATCCTGTAAAAGAGAAATGGTCGATGCTGCAGATATTATCATATTAAATGCCGATGACCCATTGGTTGCTGATTTTGCAGAGGAAATTCATCCAGATAATGTGATTTTCTATGGAATTAAAGACATGGAAAGTGATGAAAACACTTTTCCAGAGGGAAGAGAATGTCCAGAATGTGAAAATATCTTAAAATATGATGAGCATTATTTAGGCCATTTAGGTGATTATAGATGCATGTGTGATTATAAGCGGCCCGAAATCGATGTTTATGCCACTAGTGTCACTGAAAACTCTTTTAAATTAAATATTGGTTCTAACACCTATAAGATACATCTTAAAACCGGTGGAACCTGTAATGTATATAATGCTCTGGCAGCGGCCTCAGCCGCCATGGTCATGGGTGTGGATTTTGATGATATTGTAAGTGGTATAGCACAATTTGAAGGTGTAAATGGTCGGTTTGAAAAGATATGTAATAATCCTGAAATTATTATTGATTATGCTCACAATCCCGCAGGTGTTAAAGCAGCCATACAAACCATTAAAACATCTTTGGAGTCGCGATTGATTGTTATAAATACTATATCCTCGGAAAGTGGTCGAGATGGGGATCGTGAGATAGCTCAAATTTTAAATAGTGCAGATATAATTATTCCCGCTTCATTTATGGCAAAGGAATCATCGAATATTATAAAACGAGATTTAATATTCACGGAATCCAGCAATGAACAAACTAAAATAGGAACCTTAGGGGCCAATAAAAAACAAGTTTATGAAGCTATAAATAAAGCACTGAAAGTTGTTAATGATAATGATATAATTTTAATTATTGGAGAAGGGGGAGTTAAGTATTCAAAAGAAATTTTGGAAGAAATCAGCATTTAAAGCATTTTTAAGCGTAATTGTAGTGGCCATAGTATTAGTTCCGGTGGGAATTTATATGGGAAATCTCAGTTCTCCCCAAAATCCGGAAGAAATATCCAGTATGGCTATGGGGGATACCGTAGTTAGCGGGATGGATGTGGTAGATGATAATAAAATAAGAAAAGTTCCTTTATTTAGTCAGCCCACTTATATTGTGGAATATGTTAAAGATTACCAGTTTGGTGATATAATAACTGCTCTTTTAACCGGTGTTGTAAAAACGCCTATTTCTCAGATTACCAGTGGTAGTATTACTCGATCTGGTTTGGCTGGAGACTTTAAAGGTCCAGGAATGATTGAAGTTAATAATGATAAATTAACAATTAAACTTCCAGAATCTTTTATATGGGGATTTAAATCAGCATACAAATTCGCGGTTAAAACGGATAATGGAATAAATATTGTTGAAAATAATAAGACTATCAAAACGGTTAATGTTGATAATATTAATAACGATACGGTTTCCCCTCAATATATTTCCTCCAAAGAATTAAAAGAATGGTACAATGATTCTGAAATTGGAGATAAGATAGCTATTGATTATGAACTTTCTAACTTTAGTGATGGTCGAAATAAGGTAGCCCCTTCAAAAATAAAACAACTATTTGGTGAATCCACGGTGGAATATATGGAAAATTACCCGGCGGGCAATCCGGTAATGGTTTACATGGCCAATTATAAAGAAGTTGATGCTGCAAGTTCAGTAAGCTACTTAGGATCCTATCCGGAGTACGGTGATGACAAAAGAGCATTTAATGCACGCGCATTTTCTGAAGCATGGAATGGTACTATTATTCCACCAAATACCATATCCTCGGGAAAAGAAAATGTACAATTCACTTCATCCAGAGACCCGGAAGCTCCGGGAGGATATGCATCACATGGTTCCTGCCCACCAGCCAGGGCCCTGCGTGCTATTGCCAATGGTGCTGGATTCCCACTACCTCGAGGAATGACCTGGGAACACGACGCGGTCCTATTCGGATTTAATCCAGCTACAGGTATTAAAGTTGATAATACTGGTAATTCTACGGTTAAAATCCTTATGTGGACCACGGGATCAAATGCCAATACCAAAATATATGCCCAACTGGTTAAATTAGTTCCTAACTAATTTAATTATATTTTTTTTATATTTATGGTGATGTTTTTCATGATCTTCTCAGGGTTTTCTGGTGGTGTTTAATGTGGATTTTTTAGTTTCTGCTATTATAACTGCTGCTGGAAAAAATACCAGGATGCGTGAGGATCAGAATAAAAAAGATCTCCTCATTAAAAATAAACTTCTTTTAGATATCCAGGAAAAACCTGTTATTTTACATACTCTTCAAAGAGCCCTGGATTCTGGTGTGGATGACTGCATTATTGTTCTGGGCCACTTTAAGGATGATATTTTAGCTTTTTTAAATGAATACGGCTTAGTTGATGATACTAAAATAAAAATTGTTGAAAATAATCCCTTTGATGTTCCCCTATCTCAATCACTTTTAAACGGAGTGAAAAACTCAAAAGGAGATATATGTCTTTGTGTGGCGGGTGATCAACCTACGGTAACCACTAAAACATTTTCTAAACTTGTTAATAAGGTTAAATCATTTGAAAATCCAGAAAATATGGTTTGCATACTATCCCGAGGAGAAACAGGTTTCATTGACTCTGCTGAAGGATTGGGAATGCCATTTGCCTGCCATAGAACTCTTTTAGAGAAGTATCTTCCAGATCATCCCGGTAATATTAATCCTATACTCCGGGACATGGTAAATGATGGTGTGATATTTTATGGCCTGGAATGTGAGAATGAATTAGAACTGGTTAATATAAACCGAATGGTGGATTATGAATTAATTTTAAGGGATTTTAAGGACTAGATTTTAATAAAATTGAATAATATTATATGTTAAATAATTCGGGTCAATATAAATAGGATAAAAAATATTATCCTATTTTCAACTATCATTAATGTGTTTCTATTTTTTCTAAAATAACCTCATAAGTAGGTTTATTTTCTTTATTGGTCCCTCTTTTGAAAGTTTGCCAAATTGGTTCCCATCCATGTTCAGAATGTTCTTTTAAGGTTGCGGTGAAAACAATTTCACCAATCGCAGTCAGAAATACATAATCTTTCATTTTAATCACTCCTATTAATATTAATTTGAAATTAAAATTTATTTATTTATTTCTTTATTTATAACTATTATCTGTAGTATTAGAAACGTTACTGGGTATGGATATTTTCATTTAATTTTTGTGCTAATCCTAATTATTAATTTAAATATTTATTATTTAACCATAATTATTTTTTTAAATTACAAAAGTAATCATTCTATCTCCATTAAAAATGATTTAACTTTTTAATATTCATCTTTCTATTTTTCCAGGTATACTCTCTTAACCAATAACTTTATATAATTAAACTTTAAAAGTAAAAAGTATAAGATTTTTAATATCTATAAAAGGGATTTTAAAAAAAAGTGTAAAATCATAGTAACTAACCATTTATTCAATTTAGATCTCTTTTTTTTAAAAAAGTAGCTTTTGAGTGTTAATTTTTAGGAGATGTATTTTTGAAATTAGTTTCGGAAAATAAAATAAAACCAATCCGATATTTTTTAATTATTATTTTGATATTATCTACAGAAATGATAGTCATGGTAGATACCGCAGATACCACTTCTTATAAACCCATGGCACCAGATAATAAATTCCTGCTTAAAGCAGATGAAATTACTATTAAATCTCATTTTAATCAGATTCATGAGAAAAAATTTTCCCTAAGCTCTATGAATTGCAGTACCAAATCCCATTTATTCGCATCATATCTTTTATCAATCGATGCTAAAAACGTTAAAATTATGGACATAAACCCTTTAAAAGGTGAATATGGGCATGAAGTAGTATCATGGGACAATCGTGTTTACGATGCTACTTCAGGTTATTACAATGTATCTAAAACAGAGTATTTGTCCTGGATTAAAACAAAAGGATTCGACGGATTAATTGTTGAAACCCCGTTTATTCCAAGTAATTTTTGATATTAAGTTTTTAAATCTAAAACAAGAATTTTTTTAATTATTTTTTGATGATATCTAGCTTAAGTTAAATAATATATAAAAAAATTGTAATTTTTTAGCTGCAATTTAGCATATTAATACCATATAGTGAGATTAAAATAAATTCATATTTAAATAGAAAGTTTTATTTAATTTATTTTTTTAATTATGTATTATATCACCTAAAATTAGGATAAAGGAAGAAATGATCATGGATATTATTGCATCTTTATGGGATTTTAACATTAGTTTATATTATTTAATCAATTTAAATATGCAAAATCCAGTTTTTAACTTTTTAATGCCTTTAATAACATTTTTTGGTAGGATTTTTGTTTGGGTGATTTTTTTCGTATTATTATTTATTTTTGGTGGAGTAAAAGGGAAAAAAACAGCTATTTTGGGATTTTTAATATTGCTCCTCACTACGGTAATAATAGTTTTAATAAAAAACATTGTAACGGAACCTAGACCATTTATTACCTTAGCCCAGGTGCATTTATTAGAAATCGTCAAAACAACTTCTTTTCCATCAGCACACAGTACTACATCTTTTGCGGTTTTAGTTTTACTAGGTAAAAAATATGGTTATATTTACTTATTC of Methanobacteriales archaeon HGW-Methanobacteriales-1 contains these proteins:
- a CDS encoding 2-oxoacid:acceptor oxidoreductase subunit alpha, which produces MSNLKIDEDVSIVLCGEAGQGIQTVESIMVKAIKAGAYHVFSTKEYMSRVRGGQNSTQIRASSKRVRSYVDRIDILVALSEESVKHLENRISPDTVIICDDSILKELDSSKYNLIKVPFLEKARELGGPIYSNVIAAGALSCILGIEKEAFDECITAMFARKGEKILDNDLKAGNAGYVMGQSILDSKKISINISKTLQTRDELLINGTEAVGLGCISGGCKFMSSYPMTPSSPLQVFIAENAHDFDMIFEQAEDEIAAINMGLGASYAGARSIVATSGSGFALMSEAVGLSGMIETPIVIYLAQRPGPAVGLPTRTAQEDLDLALYSSPGEFPRIIYAPGNFEDALEVGHWAFNMADKYQIPVFILTDQYFADIYYNVPSLDVDNLEVEDYLVESSPEYLRYALTENGISPRTVPGHGTGLAIVDSDEHTEEGHITENLDIRTAMVEKRMNKMDKILEDVFKPELFYSGHPNLKKEQKFKLLVIGWGSTYWPIREAVEKLGNKDVAFLHFKQVYPLHPETEKMLEMAEKTVLLENNAKGQFANLIKTEIGFKVGKKALKFNGMPFSVEEVVEIIKYQLGAD
- a CDS encoding UDP-N-acetylmuramyl tripeptide synthetase-like protein, which produces MIGIAGTDGKTTTTNMINQVMESESFRTLVFSSLQDSLVIEGLVDMVVNEENQSKDFAIFELPHGTIRMAQGLELCAGIVTNLTPDHMDEFKNYEEYIDRNFSIKDLIHSHGVLVANGNDPIISQRLDEINTKYILYGLGTPQTVKFNGKTYSPADIDLDILASDVKLRGLDGSSFKVISNAIPTAICTNCGEILCKCGNFQRKIIKPFNININLNVPGLFNIENAISTMATALILGFELDYIKNKLESFPGVKGRFEKIDKVNGVNIFMDAAHNPESMEKLFEGLKVPGRLIVSLDNPDTLTVRDKFKIGTILGKNADVVIASAKNETTEIIDIEAAQEVASGSKGTETYLTENVDKSISKALDIATEGDIILHIGPGVVNAYSSVKDNIINSIKIFKESNGKVVVIGGCGTVGSLMARVLKHHGADVTISDSANDTPLRDVFISEGIHLDLGGHSDAVIMEAETIVVAPSLMENHTLLENIRSLSDAPIISVDEILSFFKVEKPVVGITGTNGKTTTTHMLKNILKVAGMSVPEHFMNMQGNTELIPALQSRLKGDAAVVEIGTFGRAGEIKNSALNCEVSLGVITNISRDHLRGDDFNEYISCKREMVDAADIIILNADDPLVADFAEEIHPDNVIFYGIKDMESDENTFPEGRECPECENILKYDEHYLGHLGDYRCMCDYKRPEIDVYATSVTENSFKLNIGSNTYKIHLKTGGTCNVYNALAAASAAMVMGVDFDDIVSGIAQFEGVNGRFEKICNNPEIIIDYAHNPAGVKAAIQTIKTSLESRLIVINTISSESGRDGDREIAQILNSADIIIPASFMAKESSNIIKRDLIFTESSNEQTKIGTLGANKKQVYEAINKALKVVNDNDIILIIGEGGVKYSKEILEEISI
- a CDS encoding UDP-N-acetylmuramoyl-L-alanine--D-glutamate ligase, producing MKIAVLGLGVEGKKAVKSLKVRDYSVYASDLNNEVSMDDLKEILDESEFDLGFHDMEKIQSADAVIVSPGLWKSDLVNQIKDSKKTLPDVLQSHKSIFTIGVTGTNGKTTTTYMIKEILEKSGLKVLVGGNAGGGFEGYSEVVLQSHMEEYDVILVEICDMTLEFCDHCFDIDMVVLTNLEQDHMDVHGSLDNYYRKIDKFLEGKKAIMNKNDKSLQKLSKSAQSCNFYDECESKIQVVGKFNKLNAGAAQATARVMNIDEKIIENALAEFDGIEGRIKSYYINESEIFAGKTDNAHATSVVLEERKFKAIFLGTPRKNETWRLDIIDEASKTQPEVMVLFPGLENTIDQALNRLKYLNFKGKVLTITDLDKLLEIIMEMTQTYKYIFIGGNGQNKILEIQKKLDVLAKG
- a CDS encoding molybdopterin-guanine dinucleotide biosynthesis protein MobA, translated to MREDQNKKDLLIKNKLLLDIQEKPVILHTLQRALDSGVDDCIIVLGHFKDDILAFLNEYGLVDDTKIKIVENNPFDVPLSQSLLNGVKNSKGDICLCVAGDQPTVTTKTFSKLVNKVKSFENPENMVCILSRGETGFIDSAEGLGMPFACHRTLLEKYLPDHPGNINPILRDMVNDGVIFYGLECENELELVNINRMVDYELILRDFKD
- the msrA gene encoding peptide-methionine (S)-S-oxide reductase, with product MKDLKSEVEPGENLERATFGAGCFWGVEETFRKLNGVKSTAVGYMGGITENPTYEDVCQKNTHHVEVVEVLFNPQEISYQDLLDIFWVSHDPTTINRQGPDMGEQYRSVIFYQNSQQKIDAEESKEKMQSTGEFGKKIVTSIEPAKTFYIAEDYHQQYLKKRGLKSCGFF